One Nostoc sp. CENA543 genomic window, AATATCCTTGATAGTCGGGATGTAGTAAACCTATGTTGGGGGTTTCGATGGGTGGGGGAATTTCGCCGACTCTTAAATCTAGATATTTTTCTGCTAGTGTCCAAAATAATGACGCAACGTTTTCTGTGCCGCCGGCGTTCCAGTAACCGTAGATAATTAACCAGTTGCGGAGGTCTTGGACTTTCTGGACTGGGACGAATTTTAGGAGTTTGGGGCCGATTTTTAAGAAGCTAATATAACCTGCTAGTTTGTCTTCTTCGCGTCCGTTGCTGAATTTATCGAGGATGAATTTCACGGGTTTGGGCATTCCTTTGGGTTTGTCGCCAATGGCGAATGCACCAATTTTGGTTAAACTCATCAGTTCTAAGGCTGACTCGAATACTAGGCGGATGGGGATTTGACTGATGCGATCGCGTAACCACAAAACTTGGTCATAATCAAAGATGAGGCTACCAAAAAATACTTCTGCGCCTTGTAATGCTGCTTCTACTTCTTGGGGTTGGCTGGTAATATCGCGATCGCTAAATACTCTAATATCTAAATCAGTACAGCGAGATTTCGCCAGCAATGCGGCTTTTCTGTACAGTTCAGCGTTAAATGATTCAAATCCAGCAATCAGAACGATGCGTTTCATTACCGTAACTTCAGCAATATTTCTTTACTTTTCATTCTAAACTTGCTTGCGAGTTGCTGGTTGAATATCTGCCTAGTGGCATGGCATCTGTTTTTTTAATGCAGTATCTTTTAATACTTTATTTGATGTATCTTGGGAAATTTATGACAGTATGTAAAGTGTCACTGACTAAATGTTGATTTTTCTCTGGAAAAAGATATTCTGGGATTAAGTGCAAGGAGTGATACCACTTCACCTGATAAACATGAAACAAGTGAATGGGTATAAATCCATACAAAAACGCTTAGAACTTTACTTGTCTAAGCGTTTTTGTGTATTAAAAACTAAAGGTGGTACGGATAGTACCGACGAAGATATCGTTGTTACGAGAGATATGTCCAGGGTCGGTAACTAGAAAGAAGCCTGGTGTAATGGAGATGTTATCGTTAACTAAATAACGGTAAAAAACTTCGTAGTGGGTGGAATTACCAGCATCTACATTTGCCACTGCAATGCCGTTATTTAATTTGAGGGGTTGACCGTAGATGAAGCCCAATATGTCGCCTTTTCTACCAAAGGGGTCATATACACCTAGAGTTGCGGTGTAGGTACTACTAAGAATGACTGCATCTGACGTGAGGGAATCTGTAACAGCGATACCACCCCAAGCACCAAGGACTAATTGATTGGTGAGTTGCCACTTCATACTGGCGTTGAGTGCATGAATTTGTGATGGTTCGTTGATGCCGCCGGATGTATCCGCGTTACTACTGCCTGTGCCTGTATCTAATTGTGCGTTACTGGAGTAGCCATTGACATAGGCTAGACCTGTAATTAATGAAGGGGTGGGTTTATATAGTAACTGCACACCCAAAGCACTGTGGTCTGCACCGAATAAACCTCGACTGCTGTCGTTACTATTTCTGGTTCCGTAGGCAAATTGTAAGCGCAATTGGTCGGATACTAACCAGTCAAAACCTAAACCTGCATCAAGACTACCGATTTTGAAGATGGAAGTTGAACCACCAAATAGGGAAATCGCACCTTGTCCTGCGTCTGCGTAGGGTGAGTTGACGCTGAGAACACTACTTAAACTAAAGCCGACGGGTTTGAAGGTGAAAACGACGCGATCGCCTAATCCCGCAACGCGATATTCTAGAGAATCTAGCCTGACTTGATTGTCATAATCTGCTTGCCAAGCTAATCTTGCCATGTTGGTATTAAATGCGTCGGGATTGCCGAAACTATCATTGGCTGCATTTCCACTAGCTAAGACTAGGCGAAATCTGTCTTTACCTGTAAAGGATGAGGCTAATTGTATTTGACTCAGATAGGTAAAAATTGGTTTAGCTTCTCCTTTTCCTGGAGGATCACCACCAAAACCCCCAGCTAATCCAAAGATGGCTTGTCCTCCTAATTTGACGGTGGTGGAAAATTGTTGTGCGGCAATGCTGTCTGTACGTGCTTCTAATTTATCGATTCTGATTCTTAAGGTCTGTAATTCAGCAGCAAATTCTTCTATTAATTTTTGCAGTGTTTCTAAATCTTGTTGTCTAATTTTATCGCTGACTCCAGCCGTGATTAATTCATCAATTTTAGTTAATACAGCATTTAGTCCGGCGGCGAATTCGTAGCGAGTCATGGCACGATTGCCTTTAAATGTGCCGTCGGGATAGCCTGATATGACACCATATCTTTCTACTAAAGATTGTAAAGCAACAAAAGCCCAATCATTAGGTTGGACATCAGATAATTGTGATACGGATGTTACTCTATCTGTATTTTCAGGCAGTTGTTTTTGTAAGTCTACATCTGAGATATTGGTAGTTTGGTCGGTAAAGTCTTCAACAATTTCAGGATTATTTACTTGAAATTCTTCAGCTAATGCAGGTTTATTGATACTCAAAAATACTGCTCCTGAAAGCAGTAATAAACATCTTTTATTAAACATCGATTCTCACACCTGATAAGAGAGTTATGGCTAAAAAAATATACTATCACTGCGTTAGCAGGGGGCAGGGGGCAGGGGGCAGGGAGAAAATATAAATCTTTCTTTTTCCTTTTGCCTTTTGCCTTTTGCCTTCTTTTTAGCGATCGCGTGCTATTCCAGTCGTCAAACTTCCTCTGTAGGGAATGTTGTTTTGTGGTTCTTCTCCGTTTACACCAAAAACATCAATTTGGGTAATTTGACCATTAGAATTAATCACTGAACCACTAGCATTATTACCACTTAATCCGGCATTATTAGACACACCTGTATTCCCATCGATGGTGATAGTTCTCTGGTCAAAATCTACGTTAATATTTCTAGGAGAATTAGGATTATTGTCAGGAATAAATATTGCGGTGTTGTTGGATGTTTTATAAAATGTCCCAGTGACGACATTGGGGTTAATAATTCTTACGGAAACACCAGGACGAGGATTTAAATCTCCTTCTGTACCGTTCAGTGCGTCGGCGAGAAATGTTCTAGTAAATCCTCTAAATCTTTGAGCTTGATTTTTGAGTGCGGCTAAGGTTTCTCTTCTTACTGCTTTGAGGGTTTCTTGTACTGGTGTTGATTCTTGCGCGACTAAATTTTCTTGTCCTGGCCCTAACCCAGAAGTTAACGAAACTGTTTTATAGAAAGCTTGTAAATCAAATTCTTGGGGATTACCAACTATCCCATTTCTCACAGCTACAGTTTGACCACCTTTCAAAGCGACTGTTTTCTTCTCTTTTTGATCAGATATTTTAATATCTCCATCTGTTAGAGCAAAAACTTGTGTTGTATTGCGTTCTTTGTTATGTATCACCATAACTGCACTAGCTTTTTGTGCTGGTGTATATAAATCGTTATCTTGGCTAATTTTCAAGTTTTTATTACTAGCAACAAGACGGTTTGGGTTTTGGGCTAATGCTGGTTTTGGTGCGATAATATTAATCTTAGTTTCTGGTGTTTCTAAGGCAGTTCCTACACTTCCTGGTGGACTTAATATGAGTGCTGTACCATCATCTAATTTAAATATCATTTCATTCAAAGCAATCAGATTACGCAGTTTAAACCGCCGTAATCCAGGCTCAAAACGAAATACACTACTTTGGTCTACCCTAATTAAAGATTGATCATTAAAAAATAATTGGGCTTCTGAACTTGCTCCTGTTTTAACTGCATCTTTAGGAACGATGACATCTTTCAGTTCTGCACGCCTGTGTGTTTGATTGTGCAGGATGAGTTCAACAATTTTAATAACTTTATAAACTTCTGCGCGAGTCAGTGGTTTATCTGTTTGGGCTAAACCTGGGTTTATCCAACTGTAGGTGAGTAATGCACTGAGAATTAATGTTTGATGTAATGACCAATTTCGCCACTTCATCTTCTTTTACCTTGAATGATTGTTAAATATACTGATGCTGACTATAGTTTAGACTACATAGATTTTCACAAACTTTCCTCAATCTTTATATTACGTTTAATTAAATTGGAAAATTGGGGCAGAACTAGTGACCAATTCGCAATGGACTAACGTCCCGCTAAGTTGGTGCAGTCTCTCGTAGAGAAGACAGCAATTAATCAATCCTGACTTGGCATGGGTTTTTGGGTTTGGGTCTGTACCAGAATTTGAGTAAATTGGTATAAGGACTAATGACTAATGACTATTGACTAATGACTAATGACTAATGACTAATGACTAATGACTATTGACTAATGACTAATGACTATTGACTAATGACTATTAACTATTGACTACCTAAATAAAAACCCCTGGGTGTTCCAGGGGTCAGGGTTTCGCTGAGATAAGTAATGGTTACTACAATTTATCTAGAAGTAATTCCTGATTCAGCCGCAAAAATTTTCCGTCATTTTTCGATTTCCCAGCAAAATAGATACCCCATAGTTCTACACCCCTTTCAATAACAGCTGCACAGCTTTTTCGATATCGGTTTCCTTCATCAAAGATTCTCCGACGATGACTGCATTAGCACCTGCTTGCTTGACTAGTGATAGGTCAGCGTGGGTGTATAGTCCTGATTCTACGACTATGATGATACCCCAGTCTTGTAATTGCGATCGCCTTTGAGCAAGTATGTTTTGAGTGGTACTCAAATCAATGGAGAAGTCTGCGAGGCTTTGGTTGTTAATACTGATGATGCGGACATCTTCTAGCTTCAGCACTCTATCTAGTTCTACTAAGGTATGTACTTCTACTACAGCATTCATTCCCAAATAGTGAATGATGCGTAAAAAGTCCTGTATTTCCCTATCTGTGAGGATGGAAGCCATCAGCAAGATTGCGTCTGCACCGGCGGCGCGTGCTAAATAAATTTGGCAGGGATCAATGACAAATTCTTTACATAGTAAGGGTAATGTAATGCGTTTGCGAAGGATGCGTAAAATTTCAAAGCTGCCATGAAAAAAGCATCTGTCGGTAATTACGGAAATACAAGCTGCACCACCTCTTTCATAGGCTTGGGCGATCGCGATAGGATCAAAGTCAGTACGGATGATTCCACGTCTGGGTGAGGCTTTTTGAATTTCTGCAATCAGGCTGGGTTTATGGAGATTTTGTTGTAAAGCAGTGCAGAAGTCTCGGACGGTTGGCGCAGCTGTTAACTGGCGTTGTAGGGATGCTAAAGACATTTGTTGGTGTAGCTGAGATACTTCTTGCTTTTTCTGCCAAACAATCTCTCTGAGCATTGGTTGTAAACTGGTGATGTTAACGGCACTAACTGGGTACATTTTCCAAATTTAAAATAGCAGAACTCTGACGAACTAGGTTAATTTTGGATTTTAGATTTTAGATTTTAGATTGACCCCGACCACTCCTTAGATGTGGTACTTGGATAATTTGGATTGACTGTTTTCTCTGCGAGAGGCTACGCCATCGTACAGGAAATGAACAAAAAAACATCAATCCAAAATCCAAAATTTAAAATCTAAAATTCGGAGGTTTTTCTCCTTACATCCTGTCATTAAACATAGTGTTCTATATCCACTACCCTTTGATTTGGCATCCAGCTTGATTGCAGACGAAAAATTTCTTGATTCTCTGATGTTTGGGTGTTTACTTTTTTGTTTAAACAGTTGTTTTTCAGCAATCGGATATAAGTGCGATATGGCATATATTCCATAGGATTATAGCCGAAGAACCGTAGCAGTAAAACGCAAGCCCAGGAGTACTTTCCAGCAATAATGGCTTTGATAATCTGTTCTATTTGTTCGTTATTTATTTTTTTGACATTCTGTGAATGACAACTGGTGTTTTGTTGATACATATTTTTCCCTGATGATGATTCAGTCTTGATTGCAAGACTTTTTTAAAAGATGGTCAGATAAAGTGCTGTTAGATACCTGTATATCTTTGTTGTGTATAAGATATACAGAATTGAATCTTTATAAAATTGCTGAACTTGGTTTTGTTGATAGTTTGATGCACACCATAGTTTTATTTAACCCATCCAATTGTTTTGGAAATTACATTATGGAATTGTCAAATACTATGGACTTTTTATGGTAGATGCTTATTCCCGCTACTTCGGTTATTTGCTGCTTTTATGTGAAGAATTGTCTTATTGGCTGCATACAACCTGTGGTTTGATGATGATGTTAGCTGACTTTTTGTGATTTTAAGTAGATGGATAAAGGGTATTTTTCACTGCTGGTCAGCATTCCTGTCTATCATTTAGTGTAGTGTTCATTTTTTCCTCAGTGAGTCGGGGAGATATATAGAATATCTCCAAAGGTTAGATGAGAACTTGAATTGCAAATCATAGGATGATTTGTGTGGTATGTGGAACGGAGTATAGCGTTTTAACATACCTTACCGGAGAGTTTGCTTGAGAGCTTCCTGATTTAGCTTGTTTCCCTATCTCAATCACTATCTCAACTCAAAAATTTTGACACTACAGCACAGGTGAATCAGCAAATTGCTGCAAATAGTTCTTGAAAATAGGAGTGGATTTCACTATTTAGTATTTTTATCTGCTGAATAAATATCTATCTAGCTAACTCAACTCCTAAAAATGAACCGTTTTGCAGAAGCAGCTTCTTTGCTAAGATTACTCAATCTTGTGCAGTAGATATATGATTATTATTTTGCTAGATATATCTTTTTTTTCGTTTTTGGATTACCGTTAATTTTTGTCTCTAATGGAGGGTAAATATTGGCGGCAAGCAATTATACCATTATTTATAACAAGAAAATAAACTTATGTTTTGAATATCAGTAAAAAAATATAACTGAGATTGAATATCTTGAATATTTTGTGGTTGTCAGTTCTATTTATTTAGCAATTCATTACTGTTTTTTTAAGGCTAAATTTTTCTCAATTTTAATTATCAATATTTTATGTATAGCAAAATACATTTTGGCTTAATATTTTCTATTGCTTAAGATAGATGACTCAGCTTAACTCAACTATATAGCCTCAAAAATGTACTTCTCACGGCAGATGACTG contains:
- a CDS encoding iron uptake porin encodes the protein MFNKRCLLLLSGAVFLSINKPALAEEFQVNNPEIVEDFTDQTTNISDVDLQKQLPENTDRVTSVSQLSDVQPNDWAFVALQSLVERYGVISGYPDGTFKGNRAMTRYEFAAGLNAVLTKIDELITAGVSDKIRQQDLETLQKLIEEFAAELQTLRIRIDKLEARTDSIAAQQFSTTVKLGGQAIFGLAGGFGGDPPGKGEAKPIFTYLSQIQLASSFTGKDRFRLVLASGNAANDSFGNPDAFNTNMARLAWQADYDNQVRLDSLEYRVAGLGDRVVFTFKPVGFSLSSVLSVNSPYADAGQGAISLFGGSTSIFKIGSLDAGLGFDWLVSDQLRLQFAYGTRNSNDSSRGLFGADHSALGVQLLYKPTPSLITGLAYVNGYSSNAQLDTGTGSSNADTSGGINEPSQIHALNASMKWQLTNQLVLGAWGGIAVTDSLTSDAVILSSTYTATLGVYDPFGRKGDILGFIYGQPLKLNNGIAVANVDAGNSTHYEVFYRYLVNDNISITPGFFLVTDPGHISRNNDIFVGTIRTTFSF
- the trpC gene encoding indole-3-glycerol phosphate synthase TrpC, with the translated sequence MYPVSAVNITSLQPMLREIVWQKKQEVSQLHQQMSLASLQRQLTAAPTVRDFCTALQQNLHKPSLIAEIQKASPRRGIIRTDFDPIAIAQAYERGGAACISVITDRCFFHGSFEILRILRKRITLPLLCKEFVIDPCQIYLARAAGADAILLMASILTDREIQDFLRIIHYLGMNAVVEVHTLVELDRVLKLEDVRIISINNQSLADFSIDLSTTQNILAQRRSQLQDWGIIIVVESGLYTHADLSLVKQAGANAVIVGESLMKETDIEKAVQLLLKGV
- a CDS encoding HetP family heterocyst commitment protein, giving the protein MYQQNTSCHSQNVKKINNEQIEQIIKAIIAGKYSWACVLLLRFFGYNPMEYMPYRTYIRLLKNNCLNKKVNTQTSENQEIFRLQSSWMPNQRVVDIEHYV